DNA from Luteolibacter yonseiensis:
ATCACCGCCGCCTGGGAGAAATTCCGTGACAGTGGCAGATACAAGTCCGTCATGACCACCACCGGGCAAAGGCGTGAGCACTACGGCCTCACCAACCAAAAAGAGTTTTTCGCCGAGATGACGGAGAGCTATTTCGGCTCGAATGACTTCCATCCCTTCGTCGCCGGTGACCTGAAAGAAGCCGAGCCCGGAATTTTTTCACTGATGGCGGAGATATGGGGAGCGTTGCCTGCCAACGATCCACGGTGAAATCCACGGGAAGCTTTCCATATCTATCCAGAATTCTGCTTGCGGTTGGTCCGGCAAGAAGAGACGTTCCCGCCGACCAATCACGAAAGCGTCATGGAATCCGGTGAGAACCCGGAACTGTCGCGCAGCGGTATCCAGATACGAGTCCCCACAAAGCCAATCGTTCCGATGGACGGTGAAGGCGGGGACAAGGCCAGGCTGGGAGTCCGAATACTTGCGCTTTCGTAGCTCGTCACCCGCCAACCGGCCTGCCGGGGAAGCAAATCAGTGGTCCTCCGCGAAAGAGGATCGACGGGAGAAGGACGCGTGATCCCACGCTGCCCTCTCTTTGTGCACATCGACAACACACATAAGAGAAACCAACAATGTTCCACCGCGCATTTTATATGCCCGCGGTGTCTGGCACCACCGTGTCCGGCATCCGGCCTGATCTGACAGAATCCTATAACAATCCCTTTTCCGGGATTTTCCATAAGATAAGGAAATCCTCGTTCGGAATCGTGATGCTCCTTTCGACCGGCCCGGCGATGGCCGGTTCCTATACCAGCTACAATGGCGGCAGCGGCATCGACACGCCGATCGCGGTGTCCGGAATCACGAAATGGGCCACCACCATCGCCGACTACTCGCCCGCTCCCGGACTGGGACCGAACTTCAGGAATCCCGCGTCCGGCGGTGCGTTTTCACTGGGTGATCTCTACAGCACGACCACACCGCCGACGGCGGGCACGGAACCGAACGCCTTCCATGCGGGCAGCGGCGCCGCAAATTTCCATCCTTACGGTGGTGATGTGAATGATACCACCGACACCTATGGATTCATCGGCATCGATGCGCCCGGATCGGTGACATTTTACTATGAAACGGGAATCTATAACGGAGCGGGGGCGGACCTCGCGGTCCGGGAGAATGGATTCGCCTCAGGGCCCGCACCGGGATTTTTCGCGGAGCTCGCCTTTGTCGAGGTGTCGAGCAACGGCACCGACTTCGCGCGGTTCCCGTCGATCTCGCTGAACACCACGCGGGTGTCCACCGCCGGGACTTTCCAGATGTATGACATGACGAACGTTTACAATCTCGCGGGCAAGCATGCGTCAAACCTCGCGACACCCTTCGATCTTGAGGAACTCGCCACCCACAGCCTTGTGCTCGGAGGAACGGTGAACCTGGCGAACATCAAATACGTGAGGCTTGTCGATGTGGTGGGGAATCCGGAATCCTCCGGAACCGCCGGAGCGCTGGATTCCCTGGGGAACCGGATACTCGACAACTGGACAACCTACGATTCGGGCGGGTTCGACATTTCGATCGTCGGCGGGCTTCCGCAGGCGGTGGGTGTTCTTCACGCGGTGCCGGAACCTTCCACGGCTCTGCTGCTGTGCTCCGCGATCCTTCCGCTGATGCTCCGTGCGCGCCGCGATCGCAAGGCATGATGCCCGAATCAACCACAACCATGAAACATCCATCAAACACGGGCATCATCTCGCTTGCGATCTCCCTGGTGATCGCGTCATCCGCCGCCGCCGCGCTGAGTTTCAGTCCGGGATATTCGGCGACATCCTACCATGTCCATGGCAACGGCGACGGGATCATCAGTTATGACTGGGGATCGGATGGGGCGCTCTATTATGCGACCGCGGATTCCTCGTTCTTATCCAGCGGGGTCTATCGCCACGACGGCACATCCACCACCACCATCCAGAACGCCAGCGGCAACTTCGCGGGTGGAAGCGTGGTTGCGATCGGTTCGTCCGTCTATTTCAACGACAGCACGTTCTCGAACACGCAGAACATTTATCGCTACTCCATCGGCGCGGGAACGACGACCACCGCTGCGTTGACGAATTACTCCCTGGGATCATACGACGGTCACCTTTATTCCACGGGCGGGGATTTCTCCGGGACGCGGCTGACTTATTATGTCGACGGTCTCACAGGAGGAACCATCGATCTGGGCGGGGTTGCGGGCGCGTCCGGACCGCTCACCTTCGATGCGGCCGGGAATCTGTACTACGCTCCGGGCTACGGCGACCTGGCCATCTACCGCTGGGATGCGGCGGAAGTGACGGCGGCGATTTCAGGAAACGGCTCGCCCTCCCTGTCCGCCAGCGGACACCTGTGGATCGACTACAGCACGGCGTTCGCGACGGCCGGCGGCGCGACCTCCATGCTCACGGATGCGGAGGGAAATCTGCTCGTCACCCTCACGAATTTCACCGATCCCTCGGCATTGGTGAAATTTTCGGCCGATGGCAGCGGGAATTATGAAACGATCCTCACCTCCCTCGACAGGTTGGGCGAACTGCGCGCGCACGACGGACAGCTTTACCTGTCGAGCGGGAACAGCGTCATGGCCATCATTCCCGAACCATCGACGTTGCTGCTCGGCATGTTCGCATGGGGCGGTTTCTTCATCCGCCGCCGGAGATAAGCCTCTACCCGCCATTCCTGATGAATCTCCGGACCCATCCCGTGGTGTGTTTCGCCGCCATGCTGACCATTCCCACCGTTCAAGCCGGGCCTTATTCCGCCGGGCTGGATGATCGTGCGAATTCCTACGACGCTCCGGTCCCGGGTTTCGTGGGACCGCACGGGGTGGGGAAGGCGCGGATCGATGATGGGACGGGACAATTCCAGAATCCGAACAATCGGGTGAATCCGTTGTTTTTCGCATGGGCGTCCAACTGCTCTTCCTACGAAAGATCGGACACCGATGCGGGATTCAATGAACCGGAGTATGCGCTCGGACCCGTGACGGGCGACAACTTCGATGTGGTTTCCCTCGGTGATCTGACTGCCGCGCAGATCACGACGGGAAATCCGGCGGGCCGCATCACGCTGAAATTCACCAAGCCGATCCGGAATCTTTCCGGCGCTGATTTTGTGATTTTTGAAAATGGATTCATTTCCGGTTTCAATACCGGTGGCTCGGGATCGGGGGGAGTTTATGCCGAGCTCGCCTATGTCGAGGTCTCCGCGGATGGGGTGAATTTCGTGCGCTTCAATCCCGTATCGCTCACTCCCTCGGCGGTTGGTGCGTACGGCACCATCAATCCCACCAATGTTTACAATCTGGCCGGCAAGCATGTGAATGCCTACGGCGATTGCTGGGGCACGCCCTTTGACATCGGGCAGACGGGTTTGAGTGAGATCTCCCATATCCGGCTGGTGGATGTGCCGGGCTCCGGCGCTTACAAGGATGGCGGGAACCGGTCGATCTTCGATTCCTGGCGGACCTTCGGCTCCGGAGGCTTCGATCTGGAAGCGGTGGGATCCATCTCCACTCCCATGACTTTCGGCCAGTGGCCGTTGCTTGCGGAGCTTCCGGCGAACATGAGGACGACAACCGCCGATCCCGACAACGATGGCATCCCTAATCTCATGGAATATGCCTTCGGGCTGCTGCCGTGGGAAAAAAATCCGAAAGGCACGGGCTGGCGTTGTCAAACAATCACGGTTGGAGCGGAGTCGTTTTACGAATTCACCACTCTTCGTGACGAACGTTGCATGGATCTCGTGCGGGATCTCCAGGTATCAAGCGATCTGAAGATCTGGACGACGCTCGCCCGGAGCACGGCAGGTGGGGTGTTTCTACCTCAGAATGGATTCACTCCCTTGATCTCGGACCAGCGGGTGGGGGATCTGGCGAGTGTGGGAGTCATGCGGGAGGATCGCATCCGCGATACAAGGCCGGTGTCTGAATCGGCAAAAAGGTTTTACCGGCTTTCCATCACACGACCCACGCCATGAAAAGCATCCGCAGAAAGTCCGGAGGCTTCACCCTGGTGGAAATCCTGGTGACGCTCTCGGTTGTCGTGGTTCTCGGCCTCATCGTTTACAAGGGAGGCCGTTCGTTGGTCGATACCGCGCGGATCACACAGAGCATGGCGAATCTGAGATCCCTTGCCGTTGCCAATGCCGGGTATCAGGCCGACAACGGCGTCTTTTGTCCTGCGGACGACCAATACAACATGAGGCGCTGGCATGGGGCGAGGAAGTCCGGCAGCGGCAAGTTCGATCCGGCTGAGGGGTTTCTCGCTCCCTATCTGGGCAAGA
Protein-coding regions in this window:
- a CDS encoding PEP-CTERM sorting domain-containing protein (PEP-CTERM proteins occur, often in large numbers, in the proteomes of bacteria that also encode an exosortase, a predicted intramembrane cysteine proteinase. The presence of a PEP-CTERM domain at a protein's C-terminus predicts cleavage within the sorting domain, followed by covalent anchoring to some some component of the (usually Gram-negative) cell surface. Many PEP-CTERM proteins exhibit an unusual sequence composition that includes large numbers of potential glycosylation sites. Expression of one such protein has been shown restore the ability of a bacterium to form floc, a type of biofilm.), whose product is MPAVSGTTVSGIRPDLTESYNNPFSGIFHKIRKSSFGIVMLLSTGPAMAGSYTSYNGGSGIDTPIAVSGITKWATTIADYSPAPGLGPNFRNPASGGAFSLGDLYSTTTPPTAGTEPNAFHAGSGAANFHPYGGDVNDTTDTYGFIGIDAPGSVTFYYETGIYNGAGADLAVRENGFASGPAPGFFAELAFVEVSSNGTDFARFPSISLNTTRVSTAGTFQMYDMTNVYNLAGKHASNLATPFDLEELATHSLVLGGTVNLANIKYVRLVDVVGNPESSGTAGALDSLGNRILDNWTTYDSGGFDISIVGGLPQAVGVLHAVPEPSTALLLCSAILPLMLRARRDRKA
- a CDS encoding PEP-CTERM sorting domain-containing protein, with translation MKHPSNTGIISLAISLVIASSAAAALSFSPGYSATSYHVHGNGDGIISYDWGSDGALYYATADSSFLSSGVYRHDGTSTTTIQNASGNFAGGSVVAIGSSVYFNDSTFSNTQNIYRYSIGAGTTTTAALTNYSLGSYDGHLYSTGGDFSGTRLTYYVDGLTGGTIDLGGVAGASGPLTFDAAGNLYYAPGYGDLAIYRWDAAEVTAAISGNGSPSLSASGHLWIDYSTAFATAGGATSMLTDAEGNLLVTLTNFTDPSALVKFSADGSGNYETILTSLDRLGELRAHDGQLYLSSGNSVMAIIPEPSTLLLGMFAWGGFFIRRRR